From a single Bacillus pumilus genomic region:
- a CDS encoding chemotaxis protein: MALNKQDILLDSGTNELEIVKFEIGSNQFGINVMKVREIIQPVELTVVPHSHQDVEGMISLRGEILPVINLFSFFNVESDQSEQEKYIVTEFNQRKFVFHTGTVSQIHRVSWEEIEKPTALNQGMDRHLTGIIKLDEKMIFLPDYEKIIYDIESASGVDTYHMFDGEKDERRTGKKLYVVEDSPLLMRLLTNELTEAGYKNIVTFEDGKQAYDHVMDLVSKGITVTEEIDMIITDIEMPKMDGHRLTKLLKDNPLTSSIPILIFSSLITEDLRHKGETIGADDQISKPEIHQLIEKVDHFII; the protein is encoded by the coding sequence GTGGCTTTAAACAAACAAGACATTTTACTTGACTCTGGTACCAACGAATTGGAAATTGTGAAGTTTGAAATTGGTTCAAATCAATTTGGCATTAATGTCATGAAAGTAAGAGAAATCATTCAGCCGGTTGAGCTGACGGTTGTACCGCACTCTCACCAAGATGTAGAAGGGATGATTAGCTTACGAGGCGAGATTTTACCAGTCATCAATCTATTTTCCTTTTTTAATGTCGAGTCAGATCAGTCAGAACAAGAGAAATATATTGTGACGGAATTCAACCAACGGAAATTTGTGTTCCATACAGGAACGGTATCACAAATTCACCGCGTCAGTTGGGAAGAGATTGAAAAGCCAACCGCACTCAATCAAGGAATGGATCGTCATTTAACAGGGATCATTAAGCTTGATGAGAAAATGATTTTCCTTCCAGATTACGAGAAAATCATTTATGATATTGAATCCGCTTCTGGAGTAGATACGTATCACATGTTTGACGGGGAAAAAGACGAGAGAAGAACAGGGAAGAAGCTGTATGTCGTTGAAGATTCTCCGCTTCTCATGCGTTTACTAACAAATGAATTAACCGAAGCAGGCTATAAAAACATTGTGACCTTTGAAGACGGGAAACAGGCATATGACCACGTCATGGATCTTGTCAGCAAAGGGATCACTGTGACAGAAGAAATTGACATGATTATCACGGATATTGAAATGCCAAAAATGGATGGTCACAGATTAACAAAACTGCTGAAGGACAATCCTTTAACAAGTTCCATTCCAATTCTCATTTTCTCTTCGCTAATCACTGAAGATTTGCGGCATAAAGGGGAAACCATCGGTGCAGATGATCAAATTAGTAAACCAGAAATTCATCAACTAATTGAAAAAGTCGATCACTTTATTATCTAA
- a CDS encoding YkyB family protein — translation MDDYAHTKDIEPTAENIAKAIYTVNRHAKTAPNPKFLYLLKKRALQKLLQEGKGRKVGLHFSNNPKYSQQQSDVLIEIGDYYFHLPPTKEDFEFLPHLGNLNQSYRNPKANMSLNRAKQILQMYVGLKEKPAATKQKSHYTKPVFKRLGESYF, via the coding sequence ATGGACGATTATGCTCATACTAAAGACATAGAACCTACAGCAGAAAACATCGCAAAAGCCATTTATACTGTTAACCGCCATGCTAAAACCGCACCAAATCCCAAGTTTCTTTATCTTTTGAAAAAACGTGCGCTGCAAAAACTATTGCAAGAAGGTAAAGGAAGAAAAGTGGGCCTACATTTCTCTAACAATCCTAAATATAGTCAACAACAGTCCGACGTGCTGATTGAAATTGGAGATTATTATTTTCACCTGCCACCAACCAAAGAAGACTTCGAATTTTTGCCACACTTAGGAAATTTAAATCAATCATATCGCAATCCGAAAGCGAATATGTCATTAAACCGAGCAAAGCAAATACTTCAAATGTATGTCGGTTTAAAAGAAAAACCTGCCGCCACAAAACAAAAATCACATTACACAAAACCCGTCTTCAAACGACTCGGGGAAAGTTATTTTTAA